In Cupriavidus taiwanensis, the following are encoded in one genomic region:
- a CDS encoding S49 family peptidase: protein MTEQQKPPSDEPTPNAPGQPDERKPAAEAGPAGAAPESESERLVTAPHADFPLEDELRAGDDAARREARERKARLSGTTGSGQVGGGWERDVLEKVLTASLREQRAARRWRIFFRLVTLGLLALILFALFDFKGDGVSASGRHTAMVTLEGEIAAGTPASAEAINASLQAAFADSNAAGVILKINSPGGSPVQAGIINDEIHRLRGLYPSKPLYVVVEEICASGGYYVAAAADKIYVDKASIVGSIGVLMDGFGFTGLMDKLGVERRLYTSGANKGMLDPFSPQVPKQKAFAEAMLKQIHQQFIDVVKEGRGDRLKDDPELFSGLFWSGERSVDLGLADGLGSAEYVARDLFKAEDIVDYTVKENIAERVAKRFGAAVGSAAMKTMLWSTGMQGMR from the coding sequence ATGACAGAACAACAGAAACCGCCCTCGGATGAGCCCACCCCCAACGCACCGGGGCAGCCGGACGAGCGCAAGCCCGCCGCGGAAGCCGGGCCGGCCGGGGCCGCCCCCGAGTCCGAGTCCGAGCGCCTGGTGACGGCGCCGCATGCCGATTTTCCGCTGGAAGACGAACTCCGCGCCGGCGATGACGCCGCGCGGCGCGAGGCGCGCGAGCGCAAGGCGCGCTTGTCGGGCACCACCGGCAGCGGCCAGGTCGGCGGCGGCTGGGAGCGCGATGTGCTGGAAAAAGTGTTGACCGCATCGCTGCGAGAGCAGCGCGCGGCGCGGCGCTGGCGCATCTTCTTCCGCCTGGTGACGCTGGGCCTGCTGGCGCTGATCCTGTTCGCGTTGTTCGACTTCAAGGGCGACGGCGTCAGTGCCTCGGGCCGCCACACCGCGATGGTCACGCTGGAGGGGGAAATCGCCGCCGGCACGCCGGCCAGCGCCGAAGCCATCAATGCCTCGCTGCAGGCGGCCTTTGCCGACAGCAACGCCGCCGGCGTGATCCTGAAGATCAACTCGCCCGGCGGCTCGCCGGTGCAGGCCGGCATCATCAATGACGAGATCCACCGCCTGCGCGGCCTCTACCCGTCCAAGCCGCTCTATGTGGTGGTCGAGGAAATCTGTGCCTCGGGCGGCTACTACGTGGCGGCGGCGGCCGACAAGATCTATGTCGACAAGGCCAGCATCGTCGGCTCGATCGGGGTGCTGATGGACGGTTTCGGCTTTACCGGGCTGATGGACAAGCTGGGCGTGGAGCGCCGGCTCTACACCTCGGGTGCCAACAAGGGCATGCTCGACCCGTTCTCGCCGCAGGTGCCGAAGCAGAAGGCCTTCGCCGAAGCGATGCTCAAGCAGATCCACCAGCAGTTCATCGACGTGGTCAAGGAAGGCCGCGGCGACCGGCTCAAGGACGACCCGGAGCTGTTCTCCGGCCTGTTCTGGTCGGGCGAGCGCAGCGTCGACCTGGGGCTGGCCGACGGCCTGGGCAGTGCCGAATACGTGGCCCGCGACCTGTTCAAGGCCGAGGACATCGTCGACTACACGGTCAAGGAGAACATCGCCGAACGCGTGGCCAAGCGCTTTGGCGCGGCCGTGGGCTCGGCGGCGATGAAGACCATGCTGTGGAGCACCGGCATGCAGGGCATGCGCTGA
- a CDS encoding HAD-IA family hydrolase — MARQQFDLIVFDWDGTLMDSTPTIAKCIQLASRDLGLPVPDDSAASHVIGLGLKDALSYAVPTLDPADYPRLAERYRYHFLTRDADLVLFDGVREMLETLRGEHYFLGVATGKTRVGLQRALAASGLTALFDATRCADETFSKPHPAMLHELTRELGQDVGRTVMVGDTTHDLQMAANAGAKGLGVCYGAHPAESLRAMAPVHCASSIGDLTEWLLAHA; from the coding sequence ATGGCCAGGCAACAATTTGACCTGATCGTTTTCGACTGGGACGGGACGCTGATGGACTCGACCCCGACCATCGCCAAGTGCATCCAGTTGGCCAGCCGCGACCTGGGCCTGCCAGTGCCCGACGACAGCGCGGCCAGCCACGTGATCGGGCTGGGGCTGAAGGATGCGCTGTCGTATGCGGTGCCGACGCTGGACCCGGCCGACTACCCGCGGCTGGCCGAGCGCTACCGCTACCATTTCCTGACCCGCGATGCCGATCTCGTGCTGTTCGACGGCGTGCGCGAAATGCTCGAAACCCTGCGCGGCGAGCACTATTTCCTCGGTGTGGCCACGGGCAAGACGCGCGTCGGCCTGCAGCGCGCGTTGGCCGCCAGCGGCCTGACCGCGCTGTTCGACGCCACGCGCTGCGCCGACGAGACCTTCTCCAAGCCGCACCCGGCGATGCTGCACGAGCTCACGCGCGAACTGGGCCAGGACGTCGGGCGCACGGTGATGGTCGGCGACACCACCCATGACCTGCAGATGGCGGCAAACGCGGGCGCCAAGGGCCTGGGGGTCTGCTACGGGGCGCACCCGGCCGAGTCGCTGCGCGCGATGGCGCCGGTGCACTGCGCCAGTTCGATCGGCGACCTGACCGAGTGGCTGCTGGCCCATGCCTGA
- a CDS encoding RluA family pseudouridine synthase — MNELRHQIEKAAEAAPASPQVAYVTIDEGSEGQRIDNFLLKVAKGVPKSHIYRVLRSGEVRVNKGRIDATYRLQSGDVVRIPPMRVASPAQSGAAPVPAGEFPVVYEDDHLLVINKPAGVAVHGGSGVAFGVIEQLRRSRPQARFLELVHRLDRETSGILVLAKKRSALVQLHEQIRGNTMDKRYFACVAGEFPNARQHVKLPLYKYSTADGERRVRVQADGLASHTVFNRVEAFPGFTLLEAELKTGRTHQIRVHLAHSGFPIVGDEKYGDFTLNKSLARSGARPGIKRMFLHAHRLVFIHPATGEPLSVEAPLPDECVGFLQQLRELHAPE, encoded by the coding sequence ATGAATGAGTTACGCCATCAAATTGAAAAGGCTGCCGAAGCTGCGCCGGCCAGCCCACAGGTGGCGTATGTCACGATTGACGAAGGCTCGGAAGGCCAGCGCATCGACAACTTTCTGTTGAAGGTGGCCAAGGGGGTACCCAAGAGCCATATCTACCGGGTGCTCCGCTCGGGCGAAGTGCGCGTCAACAAGGGCCGGATCGACGCCACTTATCGGCTTCAATCGGGGGATGTCGTGCGCATCCCGCCGATGCGGGTGGCGAGCCCGGCGCAATCCGGCGCGGCTCCGGTGCCTGCCGGCGAGTTCCCGGTTGTGTACGAAGATGACCACCTGCTGGTCATCAACAAGCCGGCCGGCGTCGCGGTGCATGGCGGCTCGGGCGTTGCCTTTGGGGTGATCGAGCAACTGCGCCGGTCGCGGCCGCAGGCCAGGTTCCTGGAACTGGTGCACCGGCTCGACCGCGAGACCTCGGGCATCCTGGTGCTGGCGAAGAAGCGCTCGGCGCTGGTCCAGCTGCATGAGCAGATCCGCGGCAACACCATGGACAAGCGCTATTTCGCCTGCGTCGCCGGCGAATTCCCGAATGCCCGCCAGCACGTGAAGCTGCCGCTATATAAGTACAGCACGGCGGACGGCGAGCGCCGGGTGCGCGTCCAGGCCGACGGGCTGGCGTCGCATACCGTGTTCAACCGGGTCGAGGCCTTCCCGGGCTTCACGCTATTGGAGGCCGAACTGAAGACCGGCCGCACCCACCAGATCCGCGTCCACCTGGCGCATTCGGGTTTTCCGATCGTCGGCGACGAAAAATATGGCGATTTCACGCTGAACAAGTCGCTGGCCCGTTCCGGGGCCAGGCCCGGCATCAAGCGCATGTTCCTGCACGCGCACCGGCTGGTGTTTATCCACCCGGCCACCGGCGAGCCGCTGTCAGTGGAAGCGCCGCTGCCCGACGAATGCGTCGGATTCCTGCAACAATTGCGTGAACTGCACGCCCCGGAGTAG
- the moaA gene encoding GTP 3',8-cyclase MoaA: MTESVIPIFDLRDHRYRSMTPSIPGTLVAPAGLVADRRGRPLHDLRISVTDRCNFRCVYCMPKEVFDKDYTFLPHSELLSFEEIERTARLFIAHGVEKIRLTGGEPLLRKNIEHLVEMLAKLETVSGKPLDLTLTTNASLLARKARALRDAGLTRVSVSLDAIDDATFRRMNDVDFAVADVLRGIEAAQAVGLAPIKVNMVVKRGTNDQEIVPMARHFRHSGIILRFIEFMDVGASNHWQMDEVLPSAEVVKRIAAEFPLETVQANYSGETAERWRYRDGAGEIGVISSVTHAFCGDCSRIRLSTEGRLYLCLFATEGFDLRALLRGGYSDLEISNAIAQVWQGRTDNYSEQRSDPAVRARRAERKIEMSYIGG, translated from the coding sequence ATGACCGAATCCGTCATCCCGATTTTCGACCTGCGCGACCATCGCTACCGCTCGATGACGCCCAGCATTCCCGGCACCCTGGTTGCGCCGGCCGGCCTGGTGGCCGACCGCCGCGGCCGGCCGCTGCATGACCTGCGCATCTCGGTGACGGACCGCTGCAACTTCCGCTGCGTCTACTGCATGCCCAAGGAAGTGTTCGACAAGGACTACACCTTCCTGCCGCATTCCGAACTGCTCAGCTTCGAGGAGATCGAGCGCACCGCGCGCCTGTTCATTGCCCACGGCGTCGAGAAGATCCGCCTGACCGGCGGCGAGCCGCTGCTGCGCAAGAACATCGAACACCTGGTCGAGATGCTGGCGAAGCTCGAGACCGTGTCGGGCAAGCCGCTGGACCTGACGCTCACCACCAACGCTTCATTGCTGGCGCGCAAGGCGCGCGCGCTGCGCGACGCCGGCCTGACGCGGGTCAGCGTCAGCCTGGACGCGATCGACGACGCCACCTTCCGCCGCATGAACGACGTCGACTTCGCCGTCGCCGACGTGCTGCGCGGCATCGAGGCCGCGCAGGCCGTCGGGCTGGCGCCGATCAAGGTCAACATGGTGGTCAAGCGCGGCACCAACGACCAGGAAATCGTGCCGATGGCACGCCACTTCCGCCACAGCGGCATCATCCTGCGCTTTATCGAGTTCATGGACGTCGGCGCCAGCAACCACTGGCAGATGGACGAAGTGCTGCCGTCGGCCGAAGTGGTGAAGCGCATCGCAGCCGAATTCCCGCTCGAAACGGTGCAGGCCAATTATTCGGGAGAAACCGCCGAGCGCTGGCGCTACCGCGACGGCGCCGGCGAGATCGGCGTGATCTCCAGCGTCACCCATGCCTTCTGCGGCGACTGCAGCCGCATCCGGCTGTCCACCGAAGGCCGGCTCTACCTGTGCCTGTTCGCCACCGAGGGCTTCGACCTGCGCGCGCTGCTGCGCGGCGGCTACAGCGACCTGGAAATCTCCAACGCGATCGCGCAGGTCTGGCAGGGCCGCACCGACAACTATTCCGAGCAGCGCAGCGACCCGGCCGTGCGCGCCAGGCGCGCCGAGCGCAAGATCGAGATGTCCTATATCGGCGGCTGA
- a CDS encoding SAM-dependent methyltransferase: MSGTLYLIPNTLGKRDEADPLADVIPAGVQQIAAGLDYLVAENAKTARAFLKKLGEATPLARPIQQIEIRELNVNTRADALAELLDPLETGRDAGLLSEAGVPAVADPGADLVRLAHARGIRVRPLVGPSSILLAVMGSGLNGQSFAFNGYLPVDAGERAQRLRELEQRSRKASQTQVFIETPYRNGALLEALRQHCAGTTLLSVAVDLTLPGETIVTLPLSDWRPGRIDLHKRPAIFSLLAV, translated from the coding sequence ATGAGCGGCACCCTTTACCTGATCCCCAATACCCTCGGCAAGCGCGACGAAGCCGACCCGCTGGCCGACGTGATCCCGGCCGGCGTGCAGCAAATCGCGGCCGGCCTGGACTACCTCGTCGCCGAGAACGCCAAGACCGCGCGCGCCTTCCTGAAAAAGCTGGGCGAAGCCACGCCGCTGGCGCGCCCGATCCAGCAGATCGAGATCCGCGAACTGAACGTCAATACGCGCGCCGACGCGCTGGCGGAGCTGCTGGACCCACTCGAAACCGGCCGCGACGCCGGCCTGCTGTCGGAGGCCGGCGTGCCGGCGGTGGCCGACCCCGGCGCCGACCTGGTGCGGCTGGCGCATGCGCGCGGCATCCGCGTGCGGCCGCTGGTGGGGCCAAGCTCGATCCTGCTGGCGGTGATGGGCTCGGGCCTGAATGGCCAGAGCTTTGCCTTCAACGGCTACCTGCCGGTCGATGCCGGCGAGCGCGCGCAGCGGCTGCGGGAGCTGGAACAGCGCTCGCGCAAGGCCAGCCAGACCCAGGTCTTCATCGAAACGCCGTACCGCAATGGCGCGCTGCTGGAGGCCCTGCGCCAGCACTGTGCCGGCACCACGCTGCTGTCCGTGGCGGTGGACCTGACCCTGCCGGGCGAGACCATCGTCACGCTGCCGCTGTCGGACTGGCGCCCCGGGCGGATCGACCTGCACAAGCGCCCGGCGATCTTCTCGCTGCTTGCCGTCTAG
- the mobA gene encoding molybdenum cofactor guanylyltransferase MobA, whose protein sequence is MIARDDITGLILAGGRGSRMGGTDKGLQPLRGTPMAMHTMMRLTPQVGGLMINANRNLAAYESFGVPVYTDSVPDFAGPLAGMLAGLEQCATPWMVTAPCDSPFLPTDLVARLAQAIEAEGAELAIPVTLDPDGRRQTQPVFCLMPVSALDSLVAYLSGGGRKIETWAASQRLAEVLFDDAAAFANINTLDELRAHEAR, encoded by the coding sequence ATGATTGCACGCGACGACATCACCGGCCTGATCCTCGCAGGCGGCAGGGGCAGCCGCATGGGCGGCACCGACAAGGGCCTGCAGCCGCTGCGTGGCACACCGATGGCCATGCACACGATGATGCGGCTGACGCCGCAGGTGGGCGGGCTGATGATCAACGCCAACCGCAACCTGGCCGCCTATGAGTCCTTCGGCGTGCCGGTCTACACCGACAGCGTGCCCGACTTCGCCGGCCCGCTCGCCGGGATGCTCGCCGGCCTGGAACAATGCGCGACGCCCTGGATGGTGACGGCGCCGTGCGACTCGCCGTTCCTGCCGACCGACCTGGTAGCGCGCCTGGCGCAGGCGATCGAGGCCGAAGGCGCCGAGCTGGCGATCCCGGTCACGCTGGACCCGGACGGCCGGCGCCAGACCCAGCCGGTGTTCTGCCTGATGCCGGTCAGTGCGCTCGACAGCCTGGTGGCTTATCTTTCCGGGGGCGGCCGCAAGATCGAAACCTGGGCCGCCTCGCAGCGGCTGGCCGAAGTGCTGTTCGACGACGCCGCGGCCTTTGCCAATATCAACACCCTGGACGAACTGCGCGCGCACGAAGCGCGCTGA
- a CDS encoding Rieske (2Fe-2S) protein has product MPDAASGQAPVRLCAADALQEGGLGVRFSVAVEQREIGAFVVRFDGVAHAYLNQCAHVPMELDWQEGRFFDASGLYLMCATHGAVYAPDSGECVGGPCRGAALAKLQVEERDGQVYWLPRAPYRAAGPSGGA; this is encoded by the coding sequence ATGCCTGACGCCGCCTCCGGCCAGGCGCCGGTGCGGCTGTGCGCCGCCGATGCGTTGCAGGAAGGCGGTCTCGGCGTGCGCTTTTCGGTTGCGGTCGAGCAGCGCGAGATCGGCGCCTTCGTGGTGCGTTTCGATGGCGTTGCCCATGCCTACCTGAACCAGTGCGCGCACGTGCCAATGGAGCTGGACTGGCAGGAGGGCCGGTTCTTCGATGCCTCGGGCCTATACTTGATGTGCGCCACTCATGGCGCGGTGTACGCGCCGGATAGCGGCGAGTGCGTTGGCGGTCCCTGCCGCGGGGCTGCGCTGGCCAAGCTGCAAGTCGAGGAACGCGACGGCCAGGTCTACTGGCTGCCGCGGGCCCCGTACCGCGCAGCCGGGCCCTCCGGCGGCGCCTGA
- a CDS encoding Rne/Rng family ribonuclease: MKRMLFNATQQEELRVAIVDGQKLIDIDIETAGREQRKGNIYKGVITRIEPSLEACFVNYGEERHGFLPFKEVARAFFKEGIDVRNARIQDALHEGQELIVQVEKEERGNKGAALTTFISLAGRYLVLMPNNPRGGGVSRRIEGEDRQELRETMAQLTVPEGMSIIARTAGIGRSAEELQWDLNYLLQLWKAIDGAAGDNKAPLLIYLESSLVIRAIRDYFQPDIGEILIDTDEIYEQARAFMSVVMPDNMNRVKKYRDDVPLFSRFQIEHQIESAYSRMVMLPSGGAIVIDHTEALVSVDVNSARATKGADIEETALRTNLEAADEIARQLRLRDLGGLIVIDFIDMESGKAQKDVETRLKDALRHDRARVQMGKISRFGLMELSRQRLRPSLSEGSHITCPRCNGTGHIRDTESSALQVLRIIQEEAMKENTAAIHCQVPVEVAAFLLNEKRQEINLIELRFKVNVLLIPNKHLETPHYKLERLRHDDPRLEDSTASYKMAEAAAKELEADTSYSSRRKEEAKPRQEAAVKGITPEQPAPVSVPRPERAPRPEAAPVAPPVPATKPVEAGGFIAWLKGLFGARPATPPVVEPAKPAAAAETRSAEGRRERGPRGEGRGPRGERAERGERGERGERTERGERQGRGQRGERGERAERGERQAGERGEQREGRGERQGRQPRQQGEGQATPAVARQAEAMPAERAQGERAEARQEGRRDRNQERRERQRERQRERSELREAEAGEAPQPEAIAAAQALGVLPQAVTEDLQPRAELPEGAEGAADAAETAEGEERRRRNRRGRNRYRRERDESVQGAQGEGEGEGTAGEGFAPASAEAGVPAEPAPQAAVAAEAAAEPVEAIRIAVPEDVTPAPAAQATPAAQPVAAQAAQPAEPVAAAVTEAVAAEAIAEPAVSAVVETAAPVVPTAAPAAAPEPMLAPVAEAVPVVEPAVSVPTPVAAPAPTPAPAAAVAPAALENLEPMLATAGLQWVHTDSDKLRSAQEAAARIAPAPRVPRERKPLPPLPQGPMILVETGSREVQMASQQ, from the coding sequence ATGAAACGCATGCTGTTCAACGCGACGCAACAAGAGGAATTGCGCGTCGCCATCGTCGACGGTCAGAAACTGATCGATATCGACATCGAAACTGCCGGGCGCGAACAGCGCAAGGGCAACATCTACAAGGGTGTCATCACCCGCATCGAACCCTCGCTGGAAGCCTGCTTCGTCAATTATGGCGAAGAGCGCCACGGCTTCCTGCCGTTCAAGGAAGTTGCGCGCGCCTTCTTCAAGGAAGGCATCGACGTGCGCAATGCGCGCATCCAGGACGCCCTGCACGAAGGCCAGGAACTGATCGTCCAGGTCGAAAAGGAAGAGCGCGGCAACAAGGGCGCGGCCCTGACCACCTTTATCTCGCTGGCCGGCCGCTACCTGGTGCTGATGCCCAACAACCCGCGCGGCGGCGGCGTGTCGCGCCGCATCGAGGGCGAAGACCGCCAGGAACTGCGCGAGACCATGGCGCAGCTGACCGTGCCGGAAGGCATGAGCATCATCGCCCGCACCGCCGGCATCGGCCGCTCGGCCGAGGAACTGCAGTGGGACCTGAACTACCTGCTGCAACTGTGGAAGGCCATCGACGGCGCCGCCGGCGACAACAAGGCGCCGCTGCTGATCTACCTCGAATCCAGCCTGGTGATCCGCGCCATCCGCGACTACTTCCAGCCGGATATCGGCGAGATCCTGATCGACACCGACGAGATCTACGAACAGGCCCGCGCCTTCATGAGCGTGGTGATGCCTGACAACATGAACCGCGTGAAGAAGTACCGGGATGATGTTCCGCTGTTCTCGCGCTTCCAGATCGAGCACCAGATCGAGTCGGCCTACTCGCGCATGGTGATGCTGCCCTCGGGCGGTGCCATCGTGATCGACCACACCGAGGCGCTGGTCTCCGTGGACGTGAACTCGGCCCGCGCCACCAAGGGCGCCGACATCGAGGAAACCGCGCTGCGCACCAACCTGGAAGCGGCCGACGAAATCGCCCGCCAGCTGCGCCTGCGCGACCTGGGCGGCCTGATCGTGATCGACTTCATCGACATGGAGTCGGGCAAGGCCCAGAAGGACGTGGAAACGCGCCTGAAGGACGCGCTGCGCCACGACCGCGCCCGCGTGCAGATGGGCAAGATCAGCCGCTTCGGCCTGATGGAGTTGTCGCGCCAGCGCCTGCGCCCGTCGCTGTCGGAGGGCTCGCACATCACTTGCCCGCGCTGCAACGGCACCGGCCATATCCGCGATACCGAATCGTCCGCCCTGCAGGTGCTGCGCATCATCCAGGAAGAGGCGATGAAGGAAAACACCGCCGCCATCCATTGCCAGGTGCCGGTGGAGGTGGCCGCCTTCCTGCTGAACGAGAAGCGCCAGGAGATCAACCTGATCGAGCTGCGCTTCAAGGTCAACGTGCTGCTGATTCCCAACAAGCACCTGGAAACGCCGCACTACAAGCTCGAGCGTCTGCGCCACGACGATCCGCGCCTGGAAGACAGCACCGCCAGCTACAAGATGGCCGAGGCCGCCGCCAAGGAACTGGAAGCCGACACCAGCTACAGCAGCCGCCGCAAGGAAGAAGCCAAGCCGCGCCAGGAAGCCGCGGTCAAGGGCATCACGCCCGAGCAGCCCGCCCCGGTCTCGGTGCCGCGCCCCGAGCGCGCGCCGCGCCCGGAAGCCGCGCCCGTGGCCCCGCCCGTGCCGGCCACCAAGCCGGTCGAAGCCGGCGGCTTCATCGCCTGGCTGAAGGGCCTGTTCGGTGCCCGTCCGGCCACCCCGCCGGTGGTGGAGCCGGCCAAGCCCGCGGCCGCCGCGGAAACCCGCAGCGCCGAGGGCCGGCGTGAGCGCGGCCCGCGTGGCGAAGGCCGCGGACCGCGTGGCGAGCGCGCCGAACGTGGCGAGCGCGGCGAGCGTGGCGAACGCACCGAGCGTGGCGAGCGCCAGGGCCGCGGCCAGCGCGGGGAGCGTGGCGAGCGAGCCGAACGTGGCGAGCGCCAGGCCGGTGAGCGTGGCGAGCAGCGCGAGGGCCGTGGCGAGCGCCAGGGCCGCCAGCCGCGCCAGCAAGGTGAAGGCCAGGCAACCCCCGCCGTGGCGCGCCAGGCCGAGGCCATGCCCGCCGAGCGCGCCCAGGGCGAACGCGCCGAGGCCCGCCAGGAAGGCCGCCGCGACCGCAACCAGGAACGCCGCGAGCGCCAGCGCGAACGCCAGCGCGAGCGCAGCGAACTGCGCGAAGCCGAAGCCGGTGAAGCGCCGCAGCCGGAAGCCATCGCCGCCGCCCAGGCCCTGGGCGTGCTGCCGCAGGCCGTGACGGAAGACCTCCAGCCGCGCGCCGAGCTGCCGGAGGGCGCCGAAGGTGCCGCCGACGCCGCCGAGACCGCCGAGGGCGAGGAACGCCGCCGCCGCAACCGCCGTGGCCGCAACCGCTATCGCCGCGAACGCGACGAGTCGGTGCAGGGCGCGCAAGGTGAAGGGGAAGGCGAAGGCACGGCTGGCGAAGGCTTCGCCCCGGCCAGCGCCGAAGCCGGCGTACCGGCCGAGCCCGCGCCGCAAGCAGCCGTGGCTGCCGAAGCCGCGGCCGAACCGGTCGAAGCCATCCGCATCGCCGTGCCGGAAGACGTGACGCCGGCCCCGGCCGCGCAAGCGACGCCGGCAGCCCAGCCGGTGGCCGCGCAAGCTGCACAGCCCGCTGAGCCGGTGGCCGCTGCAGTGACCGAGGCCGTTGCAGCCGAAGCCATTGCCGAACCCGCCGTCAGCGCAGTGGTCGAGACCGCGGCGCCGGTCGTGCCGACTGCTGCTCCGGCAGCCGCACCGGAGCCGATGCTCGCGCCGGTTGCAGAAGCCGTTCCGGTGGTCGAGCCGGCAGTCTCGGTCCCGACCCCGGTCGCGGCCCCTGCGCCGACTCCGGCCCCGGCCGCTGCCGTGGCGCCGGCGGCGCTGGAAAACCTGGAGCCGATGCTAGCCACCGCCGGCCTGCAATGGGTCCACACCGACAGCGACAAGCTGCGCTCGGCCCAGGAAGCCGCCGCCCGCATCGCGCCCGCCCCGCGCGTGCCGCGCGAGCGCAAGCCGCTGCCGCCGCTGCCCCAGGGCCCGATGATCCTGGTGGAAACCGGCAGCCGCGAAGTGCAGATGGCATCGCAGCAGTAA
- a CDS encoding Maf-like protein has translation MSQDSRPRLILGSGSPYRRELLERLRIPFEVAVPDIDETPLDGESPEATALRLSQRKAEAIAARHPGALVIGSDQVLTLDGAQMGKPGTHDNAVAQLRRMRGRTATFHSALCLLDSRTGAAQLADVQTRVTLRDLTDAEIETYLQLERPYDVAGSAKSEGLGITLLARVESDDPTALVGLPLIALTGMLRRAGYPLLTA, from the coding sequence ATGTCCCAAGACTCCCGCCCCCGGCTGATCCTCGGCTCCGGCTCACCCTACCGCCGCGAACTGCTGGAGCGGCTGCGCATTCCCTTCGAGGTCGCGGTACCGGATATCGACGAAACGCCGCTCGACGGCGAGTCGCCCGAGGCCACGGCGCTGCGGCTGTCGCAGCGCAAGGCCGAGGCCATCGCGGCCCGCCACCCCGGCGCGCTGGTGATCGGCTCCGACCAGGTGCTGACGCTCGACGGCGCCCAGATGGGCAAGCCGGGCACGCACGACAACGCCGTGGCGCAGCTGCGCCGCATGCGGGGACGCACCGCCACCTTCCATTCGGCGCTGTGCCTGCTGGATTCCCGCACCGGCGCCGCGCAATTGGCCGACGTGCAGACCCGCGTGACGCTGCGCGACCTGACCGATGCCGAAATCGAGACCTACCTGCAGCTGGAGCGTCCCTACGACGTGGCCGGCAGCGCCAAATCCGAAGGGCTCGGCATCACGCTGCTGGCGCGGGTCGAGTCCGACGATCCCACCGCGCTGGTCGGCCTGCCGCTGATCGCGCTGACCGGCATGCTGCGCCGGGCCGGCTACCCGCTTCTTACCGCCTGA
- a CDS encoding DUF177 domain-containing protein, with translation MTQPIDLRALDLFAMCRKGESLAGDVAVRDLPRILAETAAQAPASAPDETFAYTATGFMREEAAEPGAPVAQRLFLDVTVQGRIWLDCQRCLAPYAEPIDTATRFEVVESEEAADAAPIDDDEVDVIAGSKRFSLLELIEDEVLLALPVAPKHDVCPTVHESLVTGSDGEAQPEAEPEQEKRPSPFAALAGLKTRH, from the coding sequence ATGACCCAGCCGATCGACCTGCGCGCGCTTGACCTCTTCGCCATGTGCCGAAAGGGTGAAAGCCTGGCCGGCGACGTGGCGGTGCGGGATTTGCCGCGCATCTTAGCCGAGACCGCCGCGCAAGCGCCAGCCTCGGCACCCGATGAGACGTTCGCCTATACGGCCACCGGCTTCATGCGTGAAGAGGCGGCCGAGCCCGGCGCCCCGGTGGCGCAGCGGCTGTTCCTCGACGTGACGGTGCAGGGCCGGATCTGGCTGGATTGCCAGCGCTGCCTGGCGCCCTATGCCGAGCCGATCGACACGGCAACGCGCTTCGAGGTGGTGGAAAGCGAAGAAGCGGCCGACGCGGCGCCGATCGACGACGACGAAGTCGACGTGATCGCCGGCTCGAAGCGCTTCTCGCTGCTGGAACTGATTGAAGATGAAGTGCTGCTGGCATTGCCGGTGGCACCCAAGCATGACGTCTGCCCGACCGTGCACGAAAGCCTCGTGACCGGATCGGACGGCGAGGCCCAGCCTGAAGCTGAGCCTGAGCAAGAAAAGCGGCCTTCGCCCTTTGCGGCGCTGGCCGGCCTGAAGACCCGGCACTGA